The stretch of DNA TTATACTATAATGACACACTCAATCCTAAAATTGCTGTTGCCAACGAGAATCCTGTGTTTAAACAGCACCCTGTGGCAGGATGTTATAATACATTTACAGCTAAATTGGATAATCCATTAAATGAAAAAATTAAATGTTTAACTTGGGTTAAGGTTGTAAGGGGTGATGGGCATGTGAATATTACCAGTCCAAAAAAAATTATATATATCCCACCAAAGGGGTTTAAAACTGTTAATTTTAAAATTAAATTTAACGAAGGATTTAATGGTCATATTTTGTTATATGCAATACCCACAATAAACTACAATGAAAATATTTCTAATACCACTCCTCTTATTGTTAAAACAATTGATGTAGTAGCTCCATTGTCTATATCAAATCTAACCTACAATAATTCCTTAGTTCATGCAGAAATAGTTTCTAATTCTTCCAATGAATTTCCCGTAAGTATACAGTATAATTATTGGATTGAATTAATTAAAAACAACGTATCTATATTTAAAACTAAAACACATACTGAAATCATAACTCCACGGGGAATTAATCATATCCATCTAAAATTAAAAAAATTGGATAATGGAAATTATACTTTAAAGCTTTATGTTGAGATACCTAAGTTTATTAAAGACAATGGAATGTATCGCCCAATGATTTTAGAAAAAAGTGAAAATATTATTGAAAATGGAATTCACAAAAACAATACGGGCATTACACAAACTCCAATATCCGATATTAACAATAGCGTAGATACTCATTCGATATCAGGAATATTTAACCATTCAATTCCTAAAAATGAGAATAATACAACTGTTAAAAAAATAAGTTTATTCAATACTATCTACTCATTTATTAAAAATTTAATATCTACGGTTTTTTAGTAGTCTGATATTTCTTTAATTTATCAATAACTTTACTCAAAATTATATATTAAATTATTATCGGTTTATAACATCGGACATTAACCTATGTGATAATAATAGCAACACTAAATAATTACAACATTATTAAGAAAATAACATGTTTCAGGTGTGGTGACATGATAGCAAAAGATATGATATTTATCAATCCTACAATATTAAGGTCATTAAATAAAAGCAAATTAAGAAAAAAAATATTATTTTTCTTATATAAAATACACCCACAAGGAGTATATCTTTCAGAGCTCTCAAGATGGGTGAACTCAGACCCAAGTAATGTGCTGGGTTGCTTAAAAGGAATGGGGACTCGATATAATGGAAGTTATTCACTAATTGAAATGGGGCTTGTTGAATGTATAGATGAAGCAGGCATGAAAATCTATGTAATAACAAGATATGGTAAAAATATTGTTGAATATCTAAAAGATTATGATTCAATTGATAGATGGTGATATTATGGGTATTAATTTTAATTACCGAATACAAAATATAGTTGGTAGAAGTAGCTATGAATATGAATATGAAATAGACGATATAAATACGGCTCTTAAATCCATGGATTTTACTATAAAATATCTTAGCAATGAGTTACTTGTAGCGTTTTTTAAGCAGGGCATGGATTTTGGAATATATGGTGTGATTGACAAATACAACCCAAAAATAAATAAGGTAAATTCACTTTTAGGTTATCCAAATAATGATTTTTTAAATGATTATATAAAAACTGCCCTAAAATTAGAGATAATTCATCAAGATGAAGATGGCAATTTAAAATTAAATAGGGATAAAAAATAATTATAGAGCATCCAGAATATGACAAATTTATGGAAGACTATTCTATAAACTATGACCATATGACTAAGTTATCTAAATATGCTCTTATAGGATATAATCATCCAAAAATATTGCTTGATTTTATAGCAGATGCCGATATTTGGGATATAATATTAAATACCTCATACTTAAAATCATGCCGAAATATTGCTGCGGAATATTTGGGACTAGAAAATGGTGATTACATATTGGATGTAGGTTGTGGTTCTCGCTCCCCTGAATTTTATATATCTAAAATATTCCCCAAGGGTAGATATACAGGCATAGATATATCGAAAAATTTACTGAAAATAGCTGAAATAAGGACTAAAAGATGGGATAATGGTAGTGTGCTATTAAAACATATGGATTTTCACGATGCAATAATTAAAAATAAATATGATTATGTTATATGTACATATATGTTAAAATATGTTTCATCACCAAAAACATTCCTAAAAAAGATGATGGATGCTCTGCGTTCAGGGGGTAAATTATTTATTGCAGTGGAATTCTTTAAAGACACCGTTTCTGACATAAATGTTGAATTGTTTGAGTTCTACAATAGATTAAACAAATTTTTTAAAAACTACCATTCGAAAAAAGAAATATTGGATACCTTGGAATCTATGGGTTATGATTTTAAACATACCTCTCTAAGTAACGGAATTTTAGTAATTGAAAAAATATAATTAAAATCTTATATTCCACATTTTTTCTATTTTTATATTAAGTTATTTTTTAAGCATTAATATTAATAATTATAGCTTTTTTATTATGTCTATCCTTATATAACCCATACTGTTATGATTGCACTAAAAATATTTATATGAATTTAAACCACATAATAATATATAATAAATTTAAATACAAAAATTATATTAGTTGATATAGGTGTGATTATGAAAATTTCAGTATACGGTGCAGGAAACCAAAATCTATATGTGAATAAATTAAATCTACCTAAAAATTATGGAGGAGAACCTCCATACGGTGGTAGCAGAATGGCTATGGAGTTTGCAGAAGCTGGACATGATGTTATACTTTCAGAACCTAACAAAAATATATTAACGGAGGAGATGTGGAAGAAAGTTGAAGAATCAGGGGTTAAAGTAGTTTCAGATGATATTGAAGCTGCAAAACATGGTGAAATATGTATATTTTTTACACCTTTTGGAAAAAGAACCATTGAAATAGCAAAGAATATACTTCCTCATCTTCCTGAAAATGGTATTATAGCAAATACATGCACGATATCCCCTGTTGTTTTATACACTGCACTTGAAGTGCAACTTAGAACTAAGAGAAAAGATGTAGGTATATCCTCAATGCATCCTGCCGCTGTTCCTGGAACTCCACAACATAATCATTATGTAATAAGTGGAATTTCAACAGATGGAAAACATTATGCCACTGAGGAACAGATTAAAAAATGTGTTGAACTTGCAGAAAGTGCCAATAAAAAAGCTTATGTGGTACCTGCTGATGTTTCATCCACTGTTGCAGATATGGGTTCTCTTGTAACTGCCGTTGCATTAGCCGGTGTTTTAGATTATTATAGTGTAGGTATAGACATTATGGGAGCTCCTGAAAAAATGATTGAACAGCAGATTATTATGACGCTCCAAACAATGGCTTCACTTGTGGAAACCTCAGGAGTTAAAGGACTCTTAAAAGCCATAAATCCTGAATTAATAGTTAGAAGTGCTTCATCTATGCATCTAAGAAAAGAACAGAAAGATTTAGATGAAGCATTAAATATATTGAATAATTTGAACGAAAAATTATTGAGAGAATCTCAAAATGCAGCGGTAAATCCAACAACTCTTGTTGCAGCTCAGGCACTTGTGAAAGAAATTAGAACATTGATTGGAGGAGCTGCGGCAAATGGGGCAATTAAAAGGAGCATGAAAAAATTATTCACAGATTAGGGGTATTATGAAAGAAATAAAAAAAGAAATAAAAATTGTTGTAATGGGTTCAGAAGATGTGGGTAAAACTACATTAATGGAAAATTTCATTGGACATATAGGTAAAGTGGAGCATAACGGAACTACTGTGGCAATAGATTATGGAAATATAATAATAAATGGAAAAAAACTACATTTATTTGGCACTCCTGGACAAGAACGGTTTGAATTCATGAGGGAATTAACATTAAATGGGGTGGATTATGTATTGCTTGTTTTAGATGCCACTACTGGATTAAAAAATCTTGATAAAAAAATAATTGATAAATTATGTTCCAAAAAAATACCCTATGTTATATTCATAAATAAAACAGATGGTGCCACTGAAAAAGAACTTGAAAAATTAAAAAAAGAAATTGAAATTTTATGCAATAATTATTGCTATATTATCGAAGGTTCAGCACTAAACAATAAAGGTTTTGATGAATTAAAAAATGTTTTAGCCAATCTTGATGCATAGAATAAAATGTAAAAGGGAGTAAAAAGATTAATATATAAAGATATACAATATATTATGTAATATTAAATGTATAATAATATTAAGCTAAGTTATGAATTAATCATAAAATATATATAAATTGGAATATATATTTTTAAATAATGGAGTACTCCATAAAAACTTAAAGGTGAAA from Methanothermococcus okinawensis IH1 encodes:
- a CDS encoding helix-turn-helix domain-containing protein, with the protein product MIAKDMIFINPTILRSLNKSKLRKKILFFLYKIHPQGVYLSELSRWVNSDPSNVLGCLKGMGTRYNGSYSLIEMGLVECIDEAGMKIYVITRYGKNIVEYLKDYDSIDRW
- a CDS encoding class I SAM-dependent methyltransferase, with protein sequence MEDYSINYDHMTKLSKYALIGYNHPKILLDFIADADIWDIILNTSYLKSCRNIAAEYLGLENGDYILDVGCGSRSPEFYISKIFPKGRYTGIDISKNLLKIAEIRTKRWDNGSVLLKHMDFHDAIIKNKYDYVICTYMLKYVSSPKTFLKKMMDALRSGGKLFIAVEFFKDTVSDINVELFEFYNRLNKFFKNYHSKKEILDTLESMGYDFKHTSLSNGILVIEKI
- a CDS encoding H(2)-dependent methylenetetrahydromethanopterin dehydrogenase-related protein; protein product: MKISVYGAGNQNLYVNKLNLPKNYGGEPPYGGSRMAMEFAEAGHDVILSEPNKNILTEEMWKKVEESGVKVVSDDIEAAKHGEICIFFTPFGKRTIEIAKNILPHLPENGIIANTCTISPVVLYTALEVQLRTKRKDVGISSMHPAAVPGTPQHNHYVISGISTDGKHYATEEQIKKCVELAESANKKAYVVPADVSSTVADMGSLVTAVALAGVLDYYSVGIDIMGAPEKMIEQQIIMTLQTMASLVETSGVKGLLKAINPELIVRSASSMHLRKEQKDLDEALNILNNLNEKLLRESQNAAVNPTTLVAAQALVKEIRTLIGGAAANGAIKRSMKKLFTD
- a CDS encoding GTP-binding protein; amino-acid sequence: MKEIKKEIKIVVMGSEDVGKTTLMENFIGHIGKVEHNGTTVAIDYGNIIINGKKLHLFGTPGQERFEFMRELTLNGVDYVLLVLDATTGLKNLDKKIIDKLCSKKIPYVIFINKTDGATEKELEKLKKEIEILCNNYCYIIEGSALNNKGFDELKNVLANLDA